GCGGAGAAGGTTCCGACTTCAAGGAAGCCATCTTCTTCAACATCTCACTCCATCCCCCCGCAAGGAGGTGCTCCGGCGATGCCGTTCAACCGTGCCGCTCCCCCCGCGAGCGAGGTGTTCGAGGAAATGGCCGGAAGGTATATCTCTTCGGTCTTCGGCGATTCTCTTTCATTTTTCGGCATTGTTCTCGATAGCCCGTGACTTGTTATCGTTCGCTATAGCGGTGGTTCGAACAATGCAACAACCGAGTTCGTGAACTTGTTGGACACGAACGCGGTTGACATTGATCAAGCCCCTTTCGAACCATTTGACTACAATGAAACGGAGGGAGCGTGGACGATCATGGTTGTGCGGACGAGTTGGAGGAGAccgaagcggaagcgtttgagCAATCACAAGCAAAAACTGGGAAAAACCAAAGATCgaagaactacacgatcttgaAAGATCAAGCTTTGATCAAAGCATGAAGTGCGGTGTCTCTTGATGCATGCACGGGTACTTCTCAAACCGCTAAGAGATATTGGCAAAGGATCGAAGATCAATACTTCCGCATTATGAAAAACTATCCCAATAGGACTCCACGCACATTTCGGTCGCTTCAAGGTCGTTGGGAGAACATCAAGCCTAGGTGCAGCCGTTGGGCAGCTTGCTTGGAGCAAGTACGCAATGCACCTCCAAGTGGCACCGTGGAGCCCGACTATGTGAGTTTGCTTTGCCTTTGTTCAAgttgtgcatcatcataatgtaTCATGAGAAATGATTGCATCACTTTGTTCACATTGTGTAGGACAAGATTGCTCAACATAGATACAAGGACATGGAAGCTTCGGAAGGCAGATTCTTCAAATTAGAGGATTGTTGGGAGTTGCTCCAAAAGTGCGAGAAGTGGAAGTTGATCGACAAAGAATCCCCACCAAAGAGAGGctcacttacaaacatggatgaagatgaggatgatgatggcccAAGAAATTTGCACAAGCACGATGGCGACAAGAAGACTAAAGAGAAGATAAAGAGAGAGCAAGAAGCATCGAGCTTGAGGGAGAAGATTGATGCCATGGTGCAATCAAACGAGTTGATGTTGTTGAAGTCGTTGGAGATCAAGAAAGAGTTGGCCGAGAAGAAGGCAAAAGAGAAGCAAGAAAAATGGCAAATGCTCAAGGAAGAGGGGCTGCGCAAAGCTGTCATTGAGGAGAGAAAAGCACGCGCCTCTGAAAACAAATCAATGTCATTGTTGCTCGCTGAAGAGAACAAGATCATGTCAATGAACCGCAATGACATGGACGACATCATcaaaacatggcatgatatggcaaggagAGAGATCTTGAAGAGGAGAATGGTCGCCTCGTCCGGTCCGTCTGCCAGTTCCGGTGATGTTTTCTCTGCTCCATATGGTGGCAATGTGGATGATTTCGGTGCGGGAGTTGGAACAAGCGACGGAGGTGGctacggtggcgccaatgaactTCAAGATGGACTCCATGGCGCGGAGTGAAGATCGACCCCCAAGATGATGTCGGACATGGGCGCATACCTCTTGCATGCCCTCTTTTGCGTAATGAACTTCGCTTTTATTTACGCGCAAACTGTTTATgtcatttgaatttgaacttgttTGTGAAACCCTATGAcaaatttcagatttgcagtttTTCTGTTTGCGGGTCGTTGCGCTGGTGCCCGAGCAAAACCCGCATagccgacccgtaaaaaagcatattccGCGAATATACTTTTTTACGGGTCCGTTTGGGGGGTCTCCATCTGTGTCAGCCCGCGCCGGCCTACAAAAGCAGTTTTGCGCGAACTGCAAACGAGTTTTGCGGCCGGCGTTTTGCGGTtattagagcaactctagcagaccccgaaTGTGATGTGAGGCACAGAATCAAAACAAAATACTCCAGACAGACAGATAATCTTGGACAGCAACGCTTCTCGATCGGTTCTCAGTGCCTGCACCAGACCAAACCAATGGCGCCCACAGGACAGGAGCACAGCCGGCGCATTCATGGGCGGCCGCAGCAGCCAGCACGACGACCCTGCCCCGTCTAGCCTAGCTAGCTAGCTTGTTCTCCCGCCGGCCAGCTGAGCTCCAGAATTCCCGGGTCCGGCTTACTGAACGATCCCAATCAATGCACAGCACTACAGTCAAGCGGTGCATGCATCCATACACAAGACCGGCCACGTcaatgtataccatgaatctatcGGCCGATTATGTTATCTTCCCCGCCTGTTCTTTCCGAAAATGGCtggtcctctccctccctccatCCATGTGCTGCTTGCCGCGCCCGCGCAGAGCACGCATTGCATCTGCCTCATGCATGGCACAAGGCAGCATTATCGCTGCACACACTAGAACAGTCAAACGGTGCATGCATCCATAGTTCCATACACATGGATTGGCTGGCCATGTCAATGTGCGTAGGACGGTAGGAGTACCACCGTCTACTGCTACATGAAGGCATGCATGCAGCCGATAAGGCTATCTTCCACACCTGCTCTTTCCGAACACGGTCATCTCATCTCCCTCCGCATGTGGTCGCCGCGGAGAGATCGCACCTGTAATACTACATCTGGCTGCTACGTGACTTGGACGACGGTGGGAAAAATGATTGTACACTCAAGTTGCTTCACAAGTTCAGATCCACACTAATCATCGACCACAAGGAACCTGCCAGCTTGTCGTGCGCCTCCCTGCTCAGCATTATTCCCCTATCACGTTCACGACCAGGAGGCACTTGCTATCATCATGTTTATTTGTTGACAAAAGTTAGgcccctcccaatgctccaccttgTACGGGTGCTAAGCATGCCATGTAGACGAAAAATCTGATGTGGCAAGGCAATTAAGAGGAGAGaggtttggtgaccccagaaagAACCAATGCCAAGCGCGTGAACCTAGGCAAAACATTTAAATGAAgcaaactcaccaatgcatgagAGAGTTTAGTAGCTAAATCATTAAATGAAGGAAGCTTAGCTACAAGAagctaagcacctatgcattggggagtTTGATTGCTAAGCTATTTAATATGCTTAGCATCCCATCTAAATACCGGTCCATTAGGAGCAGCGTTACAGAGCACTGGATGGGCCTTCCATTCCATCAATGTGATGCTTCGATGATCTTTGACCACCTGGCCTGAGTCAGCCATCGTCTGGAACATCGCTCCTCATTAACATTACACTGGCGGCTCCCACCGTGCCACTCACATACCACCTAAACAGATACTAGATCACAAAGGCATCGTCAGATAAATATTTTCTTTTGAATGTTGGCAGGTGAGCTACCAAATTCATTGATCACAAGACGCATTACAAGAACCCTCCAAGGAGGAAAGCACAACAAAAGGCTAATGcacaaagaaaagaaagaaaacaatcGGCACCACCACAAACCCAAGCTCCACCAACAAGCTATGAACAACATCGAAAACCATCGCTGTGCCTCCAAGGTGATGCCTCCAAGAAGGGAGTGAAGTCGAGAACAACACCGTCACCCGATCTGGCCTAGCCAAATCTTAGGTTTTCACCCGAAGACCACAAGCCATGAGGTATGAAGAGCAAAACGAACTTCACGGCGGCACCTCCAAGGAGGAAGACAACGTCCGTAGACGCCGTTACCGTCGGCATTGACCAGATCAGTGCAGGATTTTCATCCGAAGCCGAGTCTTCCACCAACAATCATAGATCCGAGTCCTGCCAGCGCCACCGGGCAGAAAAGGGTCATGCACAAACTATCAGGAACAGACTTGTCACCGCCACACGCAGAACTCGGCGAACACGAGCCAACCTGGCTGGGCCGTCCCGCCGCACGCAGGCCTGGGCGAGCCAAAGCCAGATCCGGCCATTCTCGGCCTTCGTGCGCGGAACTGGGCGAGAATCCGCACCACAGCGCACAGAAAGAGTTGAGTTAGAGCCGGAGCTGGCCGGTCAGCACCGCCGCGCGCCAGACTGGACGGACACCAATCCGGATTGATAGCCTCGCCCCGCCGCGCGCAAGGACAGGGCCAGGCGAACCGGATCTGGTGTGCCCGAGAGCCTCGTCTGCACCACAGACTCTATACGACGCCGCTACTCCAAGGAGATGGACGTGGACACGCTTGAGGTAGGGCCCACCAGCATCCGCCGAATccaccccaccgccgccaccaGCGCGCCCCGGGCAGCGAGATCCGGCCACAGACAGACCAGATCGGGCTCGGCCGCGACAGACCCGCCCCTCCTCAGGGCGCACGAACGCGCCAGATCCGCGCAGGACCTGCTCCGACCTCCCGCAACGCATCCCCGCGCCCGCACTTGCGCGGCGCGCCTAGGCTCGCGTCGCCGCGCCCGCTCCGGCCAGCAGCGCCCGCCGCGCCCACTGACGCCAGCTCGCCGCTCGCCCCGCAGTCACCGCGCTCCCTGAGCTCCCCGCAGAAGCCGCGCTCGCCGGCGCCTGCTCGCCACGCCCGCCAGCGCCTGCTCGCCGCGCCCCCACGCGCGCTCGCGACGCCTGCTAGCCGCGCCCCCATGCCTCTCCTTGGCCGAGTAACACCCCGCTGCCCTGACCTTGCGAGAGGGGAAAATAGGGAggccccgccgccaccgacgctgcacgggctttgcccggcggcgcTTGCCtgcggcggcgaggggagggggAGATCTGGGAGGGGGTTggggtggcggctagggtttcgcccGGGTCGCCCGCGGGGGGACGACACGAGCGACGCTCTGGTTCCGGAGAGTGTTCTCCTCCGTCCGCCGATTTGCAGAATTCTTCGTCAGATAAATATCAGAGTGATATCCTAGCTTGACGATCCACACCATCACTTTCTACTCTTCTTCAACGTACAAAGTACAAGCTACAAAAGCAAATCACAGGTGCTTTAACAAGATGCAGATACAATTCAGCACCTCTCAGTTCTCATGTCAGTTTGGACTTCATTAATTTAGCCTGGCGCTGCTTATCATGCGTCTCTGCTAAAACTTCTCATGTCAACAAAGTGCTACTCCCTtcgtctcaaaataagtgtcttgagcttagtacaaatttgtactagagctagtacaaagttgagacactaattttgggacggagggagtagttagtAGACACATACGAGTCTCGAGTAATCACCATCTTCACTTGTAGCTGGGAGAAAAACCAGGGGAAAGAATAATAGTCACCTCACAAGCTTATCTCAGACAACTTCCCAGTTGTAGCTTGTTCCACAATCAGAACCTTCCTCAGCTGAAATATGTTCCCTTCTCAACCAGGCATGCATGCCAGTCTTTTTAACCCAGCCAGGACATCAACGACCTTTTTTACCAGCAGGCTTTAGAATTTGATGACCATCTCCACAATCAAATCATCAGATGAACGATCATCAGTTCATAGTTGCTTCACTTGTGGAGCATGCAGAGAGTAACCGGACATACATGGACACTAGTTCGATTACAAATCATGCATGTTCACCACACCTAAATTTAGGACACAGGCCCACGACTCGACTGCCTATTTGACAACTTGTTACATTCACCACTTCTCGACAAAGTTTATCCAGGGGTGTGATGAATAGAAATAAACCTAGAACCCATCAGGCAAAGGCGACCAGATCACCTTCACTGAGATTAATGCAAAATCAGTCTTAATCGTTCGAGCACTAGACCCGTGGTTGCCAGCATTGAAGAAACAATCGTGTTCAGCACAACTGGATGGCCCCGTGCCAACCTTGAACTTGAAGTGTATCCAAGAATCTATCACCACAGCAACGACAGACCTTTTTAAGTTCCGTGTCTCACTAATGGCACCATCGAAGAGCCGAATTTCTTCATTCAACCCACTGGTAAAACAACCGAGAAACAGATTGAAATTGCTTTGCACTTCTGATATGGTAACTTCTACAGTTGCCTCAACTGCATTTTCAATATTTGAAAAAGTTATGTCAACTGCGCCACAATCACCATGGATGCGTCTCGTGAACACACTACGGTTCCGCATGCCCATGTGGCCTAGAACTGATACACCATCGATCAGTTGTAGATCATGTTATTTTATTGTGTTCCAAATCCCATACAAGTGTTGTACTACAGATGGAGTCCTACCGGACTACGACATGCCAACCGTGCTAGACGTAGCATGACTACAACTCTGTTTCGTGTCCACCAAGAAAGAGAGTTATTTGCCCCTTTATATAGTACCAGCTAGTCATAGAATAGATGAGAGAGATCCACCAGATTAGCACGTAGAGAGTTTGTCCTCTCGTGTAATGTAATACTCCTCCCAATTATATTGATTGCGCCTTCGTGCGTCCGTGGTTTTCTCCCGCAAGGGTTTCCACGTAAAAATCCGTGTCTCTCTGTCCCGTTTATTTCTCGTTATtatctaacaagtggtatcagagctgaGGTTCGAGATACGAGTTTGAGACGAGAGAATTAGGGTTgcggtccgccgccgccgcaatcGCCGAGACCGACGAGGATTCAATCTACGCGTCACTGAGCAATCGGGTCGACGAGGTTAACTTTTTTCGAAGGCTGCTGTGCGCTGGCGATACGTCAAGTCGCAGGTTCCATCGAGATCGACGGGAACCGTTCGTACGCGCGCAGATCACGCGAGCGGCTTCGCTGCAACTCCATCGTTCTGGCACGGTCCGCCTAGCTACCGCTGGTGCTTAACAAAGCAACCGGCTTCAAGTCTCGAGATTCAGGCCACGTTGTGCTGGTGTGCTGCTGCTACTTCGCATCAACCAAACAATGTACAGTACAATACTATTACTACTCTGGATAAGGCTACTGCTAGTGCTCCTGTTCATCA
The Aegilops tauschii subsp. strangulata cultivar AL8/78 chromosome 3, Aet v6.0, whole genome shotgun sequence genome window above contains:
- the LOC109748426 gene encoding uncharacterized protein, coding for MTEAMISRRLRLWQDKNRRSDEMLLGSLINMAGPKRGINFLDDILMEYDMRIKTTEREKHDLQLIDGVSVLGHMGMRNRSVFTRRIHGDCGAVDITFSNIENAVEATVEVTISEVQSNFNLFLGCFTSGLNEEIRLFDGAISETRNLKRSVVAVVIDSWIHFKFKVGTGPSSCAEHDCFFNAGNHGSSARTIKTDFALISVKVIWSPLPDGF